The following proteins are co-located in the Mus caroli chromosome 7, CAROLI_EIJ_v1.1, whole genome shotgun sequence genome:
- the Hs3st2 gene encoding heparan sulfate glucosamine 3-O-sulfotransferase 2 isoform X3 — protein sequence MPRTLETQITLEKTPSYFVTQEAPRRIFNMSRDTKLIVVVRNPVTRAISDYTQTLSKKPDIPTFEGLSFRNRSLGLVDVSWNAIRIGMYALHLESWLRYFPLAQIHFVSGERLITDPAGEMGRIQDFLGIKRFITDKHFYFNKTKGFPCLKKPESTLLPRCLGKSKGRTHVQIDPEVIDQLREFYRPYNIKFYETVGQDFRWE from the coding sequence ATGCCGAGGACCTTGGAGACCCAGATCACACTGGAGAAGACGCCCAGCTATTTCGTCACTCAAGAAGCCCCTCGACGGATCTTCAACATGTCACGAGACACCAAGCTGATAGTGGTGGTGCGGAACCCAGTGACCCGAGCCATCTCTGACTACACGCAGACTCTTTCCAAGAAGCCAGACATCCCCACCTTCGAGGGCCTGTCCTTCCGCAACCGCAGTCTAGGCCTGGTGGACGTGTCTTGGAACGCTATCCGCATCGGCATGTATGCACTGCACCTGGAGAGCTGGCTGCGGTACTTCCCATTGGCCCAGATCCACTTCGTCAGTGGAGAGCGGCTCATCACCGACCCTGCTGGTGAGATGGGGCGCATTCAGGACTTCCTGGGTATCAAGAGATTCATCACAGACAAGCACTTCTACTTCAACAAGACCAAAGGATTCCCTTGCTTGAAAAAACCAGAGTCAACCCTTCTGCCTCGATGCCTGGGCAAATCAAAAGGGAGAACTCATGTACAGATCGACCCTGAAGTTATAGACCAGCTCCGGGAATTTTATAGACcttataatattaaattttatgaaaCTGTTGGGCAGGACTTCCGGTGGGAGTGA